The Microbacterium sp. SORGH_AS_0428 genome contains the following window.
CATCGACGAGATCCACACTCTCGTGGGTGCGGGAGCCGCCGAGGGTGCGATCGACGCCGCCTCCATCCTCAAGCCGCTGCTCGCGCGCGGTGAACTGCAGACGATCGGTGCGACGACCCTCGACGAGTACCGCAAGCACTTCGAGAAGGATGCGGCCCTCGAGCGCCGCTTCCAGCCGATCCAGGTCGCGGAGCCGAGCCTGCCCCACGCGATCAACATCCTGAAGGGCCTGCGCGACCGCTACGAGGCGCACCACAAGGTGCAGATCACGGACGGCGCGATCGTCGCCGCCGCGAACCTCGCCGACCGGTACATCTCGGACCGCTTCCTGCCCGACAAGGCGATCGACCTGATCGACGAGGCCGGCGCACGCCTGCGCCTGTCGATCCTCTCGAGCCCGCCGGAGCTGCGCGAGTTCGACGAGAAGATCGCCAAGGTGCGCGAGCAGAAGGAAGCCGCATCCGAGGAGCAGGACTTCGAGAAGGCCGCATCCCTGCGTGACGAGGAGAAGTCGCTGCTGGCTGAGCGTCTGCGCCTCGAGAAGCAGTGGAAGAACGGCGACGTCGCGACCACTGCTGTCGTCGACGAGGGTCTGATCGCCGAGGTGCTGGCCCAGGCCACGGGCATCCCGGTGTTCAAGCTGACCGAGGAGGAGACCAGCCGTCTCGTCTTCATGGAGAAGGCGCTGCACCAGCGCGTCATCGGCCAGGAAGAGGCGATCGCCGCCCTCAGCCGCACGATCCGTCGTCAGCGCGCCGGCCTCAAGGACCCGAAGCGCCCCAGCGGCTCGTTCATCTTCGCCGGCCCCACGGGGGTCGGAAAGACCGAGCTGGCCAAGGCGCTCGCGGAGTTCCTGTTCGACGACGAGGGTGCGCTGATCTCGCTCGACATGAGCGAGTTCGGTGAGAAGCACACCGTGTCGCGGCTGTTCGGTGCCCCTCCCGGGTTCGTCGGCTTCGAAGAGGGCGGTCAGCTCACCGAGAAGGTGCGCCGCAAGCCGTTCTCCGTGGTGCTGTTCGACGAGATCGAGAAGGCGCACCCCGACATCTTCAACTCGCTGCTGCAGATCCTCGAAGAGGGTCGCCTGACCGACGGTCAGGGCCGCGTCGTCGACTTCAAGAACACGGTGATCATCATGACCACCAACCTCGGTTCGCAGGCCATCGCCGGCGGTCCGGTCGGGTTCCAGGTCGAGGGCAACGCGCAGACCACGTACGAGCGGATGAAGGGCAAGGTCGACGAGGAGCTGAAGCGTCACTTCAAGCCCGAGTTCCTCAACCGCGTCGACGACGTCATCGTCTTCCCGCAGCTGAACAAGACGGAACTGCGCCAGATCGTGGGTCTGTTCACCAAGCGTCTCGCCGAGCGTCTGCTCGACCGCGACCTGACGGTGGAGCTGTCGGATGCGGCCAAGGACCGCCTCATCGAGATCGGGTTCGACCCGACGCTCGGTGCGCGCCCGCTGCGCCGTGCGATGCAGCGCGAGGTCGAGGACCAGCTCAGCGAGAAGATCCTCCACGGCGAGCTGAACGCGGGCGACCACGTGAAGGTCGACGCCGAAGGCGGCCGGTTCACGTTCGACATCGCCCCCCGCGGCGAGAAGGTCGCACTGGGCGCCAGTGTCGCCGGTGAGATCTCGGCCACGCCGGACATCGTCGCCGGAAGCTGACACCCCACGCACGAAGGGCCGGATGCACACCGCATCCGGCCCTTCGGCGTACCTGCCGCATCCCGGCGTAGGGTTGCACCGTGAGCGAGTTCACCGTGCGGCCGGCGCGGACGGCAGATGTGCGTGCGATCCACCGGATGCTGGAGCCGTACGTGCAGCGCCGCATCCTGCTCGGCAAGGACATCGTGGTGCTCTACGAGGCGGTTCAGCAGTTCCTGGTCGCGGAGGATGCGAACGGCGAGCTCATCGGATGCGGCGCCCTCCACGTGATGTGGGACGACCTGGGCGAGATCCGCACGCTGATCGTGGACGACGCGTGGCTGCACCGCGGCGTCGGGCGGGCGCTCGTGGAGGGCCTCGAGGAACAGGCGCGCACGCTCGGGCTCTCGCGACTGTTCTGCCTCACGTTCGAGGTCGACTTCTTCACGCGGCGCGGCTTCGCGCCGATCGGGGAGCACGTCGTCGACCCGGACGTCTACTCGCAGCTGGTGCGCAGCCCCGACGAGGGCATCGCCGAGTTCCTCGACCTCGCGCACGTGAAGCCCAACACCCTCGGCAACACGAGGATGCTCAAGGAGCTCTGAGGTTCGTGCGCGGAGAGCCGTCGAGGCGGCGCGTCGGGTGCGACGTAGCCTGGATGCGTGAGCTCTCCCACCCCGCGTCGTCGCCCGTCGAAGGCCGTGTACCGTCGTCGCCGCCTCGTCGCGCTGATCGGCCTGCTCGCGGTCATCGGCCTGGTGTGGCTGTTCATCGCTCAGCCGTGGAACTCCGCCGCCGCGCCCGCCCCGGCCGCATCCACCCCTGTCGCAACGCCGGACTCCTCGGCGCCGGCGGCGACCGACGCTCCCGCGACCGACGCTCCCGCCGACGAGGCGACGGCCAGCGGTGAGGCGACGGATGCGGGCATCCCCACCTGTACCAAGGACGACGTGCGTGTGGAGGCTCTGACCAACCAGTCGACCTACGCGGCGGACGAGAACCCCCAGCTGTCGATCCGGCTCACGAACACCTCGGCCGCGGACTGCACGATCAACGTCGGCACGACGAGCCAGACCTTCACAGTCACCTCCGGCGAGGACACGTGGTGGCGTTCGACGGACTGCCAGAGCGAGCCGAGCGACATGGTCGTGACCCTGACCGCGGGTCAGGAGGTCACGAGCGCGACGCCCATCACGTGGGACCGCACGCGCTCCGCCGTCGACACCTGCCAGAACACGAACCGGCCCAAGGCGCCGGGCGGCGGTGCGTCGTACCACCTGGCGGTGTCGATCGGCGGCATCCCGTCCGCACAGTCGGCGCAGTTCCTGTTGAACTAGCCGCCCAGGCCGAACGTCTCGGCCGCGAGGTTGGCGACCGAGATGCTCGTGGCCGTGCGGCCGATCAGGCGCGGGCCGGGCTTCGGCCCCGGGACCGTATGGCCGCCGCCGTGCACGGTGACGAACGTGACGCTCGGGTGGCCCGCCTCCTGCCAGTCGGCGCGCTCGACGCGCGTGCCGTCGGGGTGGGTTGCTGCATCCGCTCGCGAGGTCGGGGGCGACGTGATGCCGTTGCGGCGGGCGAAGTATGCGGCGGTGTCGGGCGCGGAGAGCGAGGATCCACCGACGCGGAACACGAGCTGCGCCCATCGCCGCATCCGCCCGCCGGCATACGGCACCACGGGATCCGCGGTGCCGTGCACGAGCAGAACCGGCACCGGATGCGGCGCGGGCATGTCCTGGGGCAGCAGGAAGCTGTCGGGCTCGGGGAGCGTCGCGGCGACGACAGCGCCGCCGGCGAGCGGCGAGGCTTCCTCGTGGAGCAGGCGCATGACCATCTGACCGCCGTTGGAGTACCCGATCGCGTACACGCGGTTCTCGTCGATGCCGTGCGTCTCGCCCAGCCGCGCGATCACGGCACGCGTGAAGGCGACATCGTCGATCCTGGCGAGCCGTGCGGGGAACCGGCTCTCGCGGCGGGCGTCGTTCCAGTTGCCGCGGTAGCCGTCGAGATACGCCACGAGCGCGCCCTCGTCGGTGAGCGCGTCGTACGCGCCTCCCGTGAACGCGCGATGGATCTCGCCCGACTGCCGCGACCCGTGGAAGACGAGGATCAGGGCCTGCCCCTGCCTCCGTGGGCCGACGACGGTGAAGGTCCGCATCCGGCCGTCGACCTCGATGTGCTCCGTCATGACCTCCGCCTCTCCGACCCGGTTCCGAGGGTCGTTCGCGACGATATGCTTTGACATCGTGTCAAGGTCAAATCGGGGGGCGGGAAGATGATCATCGGCGAGCTGAGCGATCGCAGCGGCGTCAGCGCGCGCTCGATCCGGCACTACGAGAAGCTCGGCCTCATCACGCCGGAGCGCGGCGACAACGGCTACCGGCACTACTCGGAGAGGGCGGTGCCGATGGTGGCGACGATCCACGCCATGTTCGAGCTCGGGTTCACGCGCGACGACGTTCGAGCCGTCCTGCCCTGTGCGACGGGCGAGAAGTCGCACGGCGACGCGGAACTGCTCCGCCGGGTGGCCGAGATGCGGGAGCGGGTGGCGGGCCGCATCCGCACGCTCAACGAGACGGAGCAGGCGCTTGCCGGCTTCCTCGCCGTCAACAGGGAGCGCTGAGACTCAGGGCCTCATGCCGCGCTTGCCGGCGGTGAAGGCCACCACCAGCCCCCATCCGCTGAGGGCGCCGGCGATCCAGGTGATGTAGTGAAGCCACGACGGGGCGCCGTTGAGGTCCCAGATCACGAAGAGGGTCGCCAGGATGAGGCCGATGGCAGCGGCGATGATGCCGATGATGCGATCGCGGTTCATGCGCTCACGGTAGCGGCGCCGCCGGCGCCCGTTGCAGGAATGCGTCGATCTCGTCTTCGTGGTAGAGCACGAAGCCGTGACGCTCATACAGCCGCCGCGCGGGCGACCCCTGCAGCACGTTGAGCCGGAACGCTGTGTCGCCGGTGTGCTCTTCGAGCACGAGCGCGAGCACCTGTGATCCGATCCCGCGGCCCTGGTAGGCCGTGGCGAGATAGAAATGCTCGACCCAGACCCCGTCGGATGCGGGCCGCACCGCGATGCTGCCCGCATCCTGGTCGTCCACGACGATCACGCGGGTGAAGGCGGGGTCGAACGCCCGCAGGAAGCGCTGGCGCACGTAGACCGGGTCGTACCGATCGAGCCGTTCGAGATCGGGCCGCATGACCTCCGCGCGGAGCTCCGCGATCCACGCCGCGTCGTCGGGGGTGCTCGCGCGCAGACTCCAGCTCATCCGTCCATTCTCCCGCGCCGGAGGGTGTGAGATGGAGGGATGAACCCTGCCGTGGTCCGCATCGCCGCTGCCGGCGATGCCGCGGCGGTGTCCGGACTCCTGCACGCGTACCACGAGCGCACCGAGGCGGAGAAGGTTGCGCACGGTCTGCAGGAGTTCGGACCGCTGGCTTCCGCCTACGCCGCCGAGATCGATGCCCCGGCCTTTCCGGGCTCGGATGTGCTGCTCGCCGAGGCCGACAACCGCGTCATCGGGATGGTGGTCCTGCGTGTGCACGGATCGGATGCGGAGATCAAGCGGCTCTGGGTCGACCCCGCCGCGCGCGGGGTCGGAGCGGGCAGCGCGCTCATCGCCGAGGCGGCACGACGCGCGACGGCGGCCGGGGCCGCATCCCTCCGCCTCTCGGTCTGGGACTGGCGGCACGATGCGCTCGGGCTGTACCGGAGCCGCGGCTTCGTCGAGGTTGCGTCATGGGAGATGCGGGAGCGTCTCGTGTGCCTGCGGATGCCGCTTCGCTGACGACGCGGCGGATACGCTGGGAGGATGGCCGGTAAGCAGAAGCGCGGGAAGAAGCAGCAGCCTCCGCTGGAGTTCCGCAACACCGCGCTGACCGATGCGCTGCAGACGCAGGACATGGCGGCGGTGGCGTTCGCGCTGCGGCACGGCCCTACGGTCGTCCCGCTCATGCGTACCGGCGAGAGCGACAACCCGCTGGACGCCGGTGAGGTGTGGACCTACCGGGACCCCAACACCGGGCAGGTGGCGCTGCTGCTGTTCAGCGATGCCGCGCACAAGCCCGAGACGTTGCCGCCCACGGTCGGGTTGCAGGGGCCGGACTGGCTCCGCAGCTTCCTCAGCGCTCACCGCGAGGAGATCACGACCGTGTTCTTCGACATCGCGGGCCCGCATCCGCTGCAGGCGACTCCCGCCGACCTGCTCGCCGCCCTCGAGGTCTGAGCCGGCGGGGCCTTCGCGCGTCCCCGGGCGCGGTGGGGTCCTGGCCACGCGAGCGCCGCACCGATTCGCGGCCCACGCGAGCGCCACACCGGCTCCTGGCCCCGATGAGCGCCACACTTCTGCGCAGATGCGCCAGTGAGCCTCTGTAGCGGATGCGGAGAAGTGTGGCAGTTGCGCAACTGCGACGCAGTTCGGGGGAAGGGAAGGGGGTGCCGGCGGAGGGGCGGGCGTGATCAGCGGGCGGAGGCGGCGGGGGGTGGGGATGTGCACCCGGCCGAGGGCGGAGAGCAGGTCCTTCGCGCCGGAGTCGATGACCGTCGTGTAGCCGAGACGGCCGGCCTCGGTGCGGCGCTGGGAGAGCTGCGCCACAGGACGCACCTCGCCGGTGAGGCTCAGCTCGCCGATCGCGGCGACCTGGTGCCCCACGGGGCGATCGGTCGCGGCGCTGGCGATGGCGAGGGCGATCGCCAGGTCGGTGGCGGGCTCGGTGATCTTCAACCCGCCGACCGTCGACACGTAGATGTCGCGCTCGCCGACCCGCAGCCCGGTGCGGCGCTCCAGCACGGCGAGGATCATCGCTACGCGTGACGATTCGACGCCGTTCACGACACGGCGCGGGTTGGGTCCGGATGCGGCCACGACGAGCGCCTGGATCTCGACCGGCAGTGCGCGGCGCCCCTCGAGCGCGACCGTGACGCACGTGCCGCTGACCGGAGCGCCCTTGCTGAGGAACAGGCCCGAGGGGTCCGGGACCTCGCTGATGCCGTCTCCGGTCATCTCGAAGCAGCCGACCTCGTCGGTGGGACCGAAGCGGTTCTTGAGCGCGCGGACGAAGCGCAGCGACGTCTGCCGGTCGCCCTCGAAGTGGCAGAC
Protein-coding sequences here:
- a CDS encoding ATP-dependent Clp protease ATP-binding subunit, with the protein product MFERFTDRARRVVVLAQEEAKMLNHNYIGTEHILLGLIHEGEGVAAKALESLGISLDAVREQVQDIIGQGQQQPTGHIPFTPRAKKVLELSLREALQLGHNYIGTEHILLGLIREGEGVAAQVLVKLGADLNKVRQQVIQLLSGYQGKEPAGVATGAGEQATTGAQGGSAVLDQFGRNLTQAARDNKLDPVIGREKEIERVMQILSRRSKNNPVLIGEPGVGKTAVVEGLAQAIVKGDVPETLKDKQVYSLDLGSLIAGSRYRGDFEERLKKVTKEIRTRGDIIVFIDEIHTLVGAGAAEGAIDAASILKPLLARGELQTIGATTLDEYRKHFEKDAALERRFQPIQVAEPSLPHAINILKGLRDRYEAHHKVQITDGAIVAAANLADRYISDRFLPDKAIDLIDEAGARLRLSILSSPPELREFDEKIAKVREQKEAASEEQDFEKAASLRDEEKSLLAERLRLEKQWKNGDVATTAVVDEGLIAEVLAQATGIPVFKLTEEETSRLVFMEKALHQRVIGQEEAIAALSRTIRRQRAGLKDPKRPSGSFIFAGPTGVGKTELAKALAEFLFDDEGALISLDMSEFGEKHTVSRLFGAPPGFVGFEEGGQLTEKVRRKPFSVVLFDEIEKAHPDIFNSLLQILEEGRLTDGQGRVVDFKNTVIIMTTNLGSQAIAGGPVGFQVEGNAQTTYERMKGKVDEELKRHFKPEFLNRVDDVIVFPQLNKTELRQIVGLFTKRLAERLLDRDLTVELSDAAKDRLIEIGFDPTLGARPLRRAMQREVEDQLSEKILHGELNAGDHVKVDAEGGRFTFDIAPRGEKVALGASVAGEISATPDIVAGS
- a CDS encoding amino-acid N-acetyltransferase, which translates into the protein MSEFTVRPARTADVRAIHRMLEPYVQRRILLGKDIVVLYEAVQQFLVAEDANGELIGCGALHVMWDDLGEIRTLIVDDAWLHRGVGRALVEGLEEQARTLGLSRLFCLTFEVDFFTRRGFAPIGEHVVDPDVYSQLVRSPDEGIAEFLDLAHVKPNTLGNTRMLKEL
- a CDS encoding MerR family transcriptional regulator; this translates as MIIGELSDRSGVSARSIRHYEKLGLITPERGDNGYRHYSERAVPMVATIHAMFELGFTRDDVRAVLPCATGEKSHGDAELLRRVAEMRERVAGRIRTLNETEQALAGFLAVNRER
- a CDS encoding GNAT family N-acetyltransferase; translated protein: MSWSLRASTPDDAAWIAELRAEVMRPDLERLDRYDPVYVRQRFLRAFDPAFTRVIVVDDQDAGSIAVRPASDGVWVEHFYLATAYQGRGIGSQVLALVLEEHTGDTAFRLNVLQGSPARRLYERHGFVLYHEDEIDAFLQRAPAAPLP
- a CDS encoding GNAT family N-acetyltransferase, yielding MNPAVVRIAAAGDAAAVSGLLHAYHERTEAEKVAHGLQEFGPLASAYAAEIDAPAFPGSDVLLAEADNRVIGMVVLRVHGSDAEIKRLWVDPAARGVGAGSALIAEAARRATAAGAASLRLSVWDWRHDALGLYRSRGFVEVASWEMRERLVCLRMPLR
- a CDS encoding dehydrogenase, whose translation is MAGKQKRGKKQQPPLEFRNTALTDALQTQDMAAVAFALRHGPTVVPLMRTGESDNPLDAGEVWTYRDPNTGQVALLLFSDAAHKPETLPPTVGLQGPDWLRSFLSAHREEITTVFFDIAGPHPLQATPADLLAALEV